The genomic region CAGCACCCCAGAAAGTTCTAtgtccctttccaatccacaccattccttcACAGGAGGTAAACGCTATCCTGAGTTCTATCATTGTCAAACAGTTTTGCCTCTTCTTGAATTTTATAAGTATGTACTTTTGTGtatgacttttttgttgttgttggataTGTTTGTGGGATTCACTCACATTGCTGTGTAATTAtcagttcacttttttttttttttttttgagacggagttttgctctgttgctcaggctggagtgcaatggtgcattcttggctcactgaaaccttggcctcctgggttcaagcaattctcctatctcagcctcccgagtagctgggattataggcacacaccaccacatccagctaatttttgtatttttggtagagacggggtttcactatgttggccaggctggtcttgaactcctggcctcaagtgattccaccttgaggtgctgggattacaggcatgagccaccgtgcctgactgatttttggcTATTAAGAATGCAATtgctagctgggcacggtggctcaatcctgtaaccccagcactttgggaggccgaggcaggcagatcgcctgaggtcaggagttcgagatcagcctgacaaacgtggtgaaaccccatctctactaaaagtacaaaaattagccgggcgtggtggcacgcacctgtagtcccagctacttgggaggctgaggcaggaaaatcgctcaaacctgggaggcagaggttgcagtgagccaagatcacgccactgcactccagcctgggtgacagagtgagactgtctcaacaacaacaacaaaagaatacaattgctatgaacattctaaCATACTTCTTTTGGTAGACATATGCACTAATTTCTCTTCCATATAGACTtataagtggaattgctgggaaGGAGAataggtataatttatataaatcttCTAAATAACATTCCTTTAAATACAATCAGTCCTCCTctaatacatacttttttttttcttgagacagtctcactctgttgcccaggctggggtgcagtggagcaatcacagctcactgcagcctcgacctccagggcttaagtgatcctccacctcatcctctcaagtagctggaactacaggcatgctccaccacgcccaggtaatttttgtattttaagtggagatggggtttctccatgttgcccaggctggtcttgaatttctgggctcaagtgattctcccttcttggcctcctgagtagttaggacacactatttatataattaatgaaTCAAAACTTTATCAATTAACATTTGAGATGACCCTTGGTAGAGAATTTACCTTCTCCTTCAGTGGTGGGGAACAGGGACTAGAGGCAGGGCTATCAGGTGGGGATGAGTCTACCTCCACTGGCTCTTCTTCTTTGATTTTGATGTCTGGTGTGGAAGGCAGAGACATGTCAAGGGGCCCAGCAGCAGCCTgttgtgaaagaaaaatgaacacagtTTAACCCTATGATTCCTTTCAGGTTGAATCTATATTTTCCCATTTCCAAGATAAGGGAATATGCTTCTAAGAAGTTCAGCTCTTGTTCAATGCACTGAACTGCATGTCAAATAAATGTGGGCCccttatgtttgttttgttttgttttgttttttgaggcgtagtttcaatcttgttgcccaggctagagtgcaatggtgtgatctcgtctcactgcaacttccacctcctgagttcaagcgattctcccgcctcagcctcccgagtagctgggattacaggcatgtgccaccacgcccagctaattttttatttttaatagagatggggtttctccatgttggtcaggctgatctcgaactcccgacctcaggtgatccgcctgcctcagcctcccaaagtgttgggattacaggcatgagccactgcacctggccaagaaataTGGGCTCCTTCTGTTTTATGTACAATTCTGGCCAAATCATTTTGTCAGTAATTCTCAGGGCTTCTGTTTCCCCAACTATAAGATGAAGATAATACCTGCTTCACCAAtggtaaacaaatatttataaagaccTGAAAAAAAATATGCCATTTAAATCCATGCAAATATTATGATAATATTTTTCAGGAAATCAAAATAATTCCTGAATCTGCTGGCCACTGGAGAGCTGTGAACACTTTCTCTGCCAACAAGGATGACTAGATTACCCAATtaccaaaagcaaacaaagacAAACTGGCTATTCAAGTACTGCAAACCAGATAGGAAAGATATTTTCTGGGGAACTCACCATGCTTGATGGTGATCTCACCCCAAAATATGGTGCTGGATGTATTAGGTAGACAAGGGGTTTGGggtaacaaagaaaagaaaggctgatCATCTGATTGGTGAAATAAATGAGAACTTGGTCTTAGGAGCAAGACTGGAGAAaaccagaaaggaaagagagcacTTTCCTGgcagtgatgcaatcacctcACAGAACTGTGGAGCTATAAACGGCCTTGCAGGGAACAATAAACCATCTGAGATAATGGCCTTGACACTGCACCAGGACAGGAGGGTTGGCATTGCAGTTCAGTTTCATTACAAAGTGGATCCTTTGTTCTATCTATCCTGTATCCCAGGCTTCTTGGTGAAGCAACTGCTTGTTTCAAGATCTTCCCTTGCTACCTTAATCCTTAGAAACCTTCTTGATAGCTAGCTGAGTAAATTAAATACAATGTGGTATCTACTACATTAGAGAAGGTAGTAGTGGTTCATTTTCCCCAGTCTGAGGAGGGTGAGCAACAGCAAAGGTAACTTCATTTCTGCCTCATTTTTTCTACACTGCTAAGATGTCAGGTCCAATTTAGCTAATTCTGAGATCTCTTAAGTCAGACTAGTGGGAAGGAGAAGCTCTAAGTAAATACAACCATAGATTTGAAATCCTGTAGGGCATCTCCTAGCAAAGCTGTGGTTCAGCAAAGTTCCACGCTCATTAAACACTTCTGGAGACTCTTCTACTGAGTCTGTACTTCTCATTAAGGTGAAGTAAAGACCACTCCTGTACAGGCAGGAGGAAACACCAAGGAATGCCCAGTGAGGAAAGGGCTGACTATGAACTAGTCTCCCGGAAGTGTCAACTGAGCTAAAATGGCAATGAAAAAGACTTGAAGCTTTTTATGGGAGGCTAATTTTCTTGAATTTGCCTATAATAAATTGGGTATAAAATCCCTcataggccaagtgtggtggctcatacctgtaatctcaacactttgggaggccaaggtgggaggatcacctgaggccagaaattctagaccagcctgtgcaacatagcaaaaccctttcttggccaggtgtggtggctcatgcctgtaatctcagcactttgggagttcgagttgggaggattgcttgagcccaggagtttgagaccagcctgggcaacatagtgagaccctgtctctacgaaaataaattagtgaggcatggtggtacgcgcctgtagtcccagctacttgaaaggctgaggtgggagaactggttaagctcaggaggtggaggctgcagtgagccaagagtctaccaatgcactctagcctgggagacagagcaagatcctgtcaatgaatgaatgaatgaatgaaaaaaaatgacaagactGTGGCTAGTTCTGCCATTTGAAAGCAGAACTACAAgaccaggtgtggcggctcatgcttgttatctcagcactttgggaagctgaggctagcggatctcttgagccctggagttcaaggccagtgtgggcaacatggcaaaaccgcatctctaaaaataaatgcaaaaattagtggggtgtggtggtgagtgcctgtagtcctagttactccagggactgaggcgggaggatcacttgagcctgggagtttgaggttgcaagcaccactgcactctagcctgggcagcagagtgaggctctgtctcaaaaaaaaaaaaaaaaaaaaaaaagaggccgggcacagtggctcatgcttgtaatcccagcattttgggaggctgaggtgggtagatcatgaggtcaagagttcgagaccagccaggccaacatggtgaaaccctgtctctactaaaaatacaaaaattagccagacatggtggcacggacctgtagtcccagctacttgggaggctgagacaggagaatcacttgaactcaggaggcggaggttgcagtgaaccatcatgatcgcaccactgcactccacctggatgagagcgagactccgtctcaaaaaaaaaaaaagaaaaaaagtagagctACAAATATGTGCTACTGAGTTTCCctgctttattaatttatttaaagacagggtctggaccaggcacggtggctcacgcctgtaatcccatcactttgggaggctgaggtggacaaattgcttgagttcaggagtttgagaccagcctgggcaacatggcaaaaccccatctctactaaaaatacaaaaaaattagccaggcgtagtggcatgcacctgtaatcccaggtactcgggaggctgaggcaggagaatcgcttgaacctgggaggtggaggttgaagtgagccgagattgcgctactgcactccagccagggtgacagagggagactctgtctcaaaaaaaaaaaaaaaataataataataataaaataaaataaagaaagacagGGTGTTGttccactgcccaggctggagtgcagtggttcaatcatggctaactgcagccttgacctcctaggctcagcttcctaagtagccaGGATcataggcgtgtgctaccacactcagctgatttttaaattttttgtagagatcggtctcaccatgctgcccaggctggtctcgaactcctgagttccagcgatcctcctgttGTGGCCTCcctaagcactgggattacaggtgtgaaccaccatgcctcgcgCAGCCCTCTTTCTGTTAGTTTGAGGGAGACAGCATAAAAAGAAACTCATAGAAATCTATGGAACTTGGAAATAACTCCAGTGATAAAGACACTATCTTGCTTTCTTACCACTTAAACTGGATGGAAAAGTCATGTATAACTATCTTGATTTACCTGCTATGCCCTCTTAGAAGGAAAGAGCTCCCAtggaaattttttcttaaatatgggGAAAAATAGAAGCGGTTCCAGCTATTCTATATTCTGATAGGATCCCACGCTTCACTATACCATGCAATTGTGAGGttaatgtgtttatatatatgttttgggaTAGAGATGTTGGAATCTTTTGTGATTCCAGAAAATCAGGAACACagacttgattttaaaaatagtgacCAATAACCTAGAATTCTAATTCTAAAGTAAAATTTgatctttgcatttttctttttcccccaagcCCCTTATTCCATGGGAACTATCTTCCTTTGACTCTGCTTCTTCAAGTTATTTCCTCTGGTCTTCCAAACTAAGGGATTCTCTAGGGATCTGAACTATATAAAGGCTAAAATCAGAGAATCATAGCGCCTCAGGATTAGAAGGGATTCCAGCATTTTAATCCCCTCTGCAGTATCTCTACTAAGTGATCTACATATAATTGAACATATTTTGTGACAGCTTCCACCCAGTGGTCCTACTTCTCCCTTTGGGCCACATGGAATAAATGTAAACCCTCTTTTAATGAATACTCTTGAAGACTGCAATTTGTTCACACTAAATCTCTTTTCCAACCAAAATttcctcaatttctttcttttttttgagacaaagtctcactctgtcgcccaggctggaatgcagtggcacgatctcggctcagtgcaacctgtgcctcccgggttcaagcgatcctcctgtctcagcctcctgagtagctgggattacaggcgtgcaccgccacgcctggctaagttttgtatttttagtaaagacggggtttcaccatgttggtcaggctggtcttgtgatctgcttgccttggcctctcaaagtgctgggattatgggtgtgagccactgcgcctggcctgttttgtttgtttgtttgtttgttttaagagatagggtctctgggccaggcatggtggctcacgcctgtaatcccagccctttgggaggccgaggcgggcagatcatgaggttaggagatcgagaccatcctggctaacacggtgaaaccccatctctactaaaaatacaaaaaaattagccaggtgtggtggtggtcgcctgtagtcccagctactcggaaggctgaggcaggaaaatggcgtgaacctgggaggcggagcttgcggtgagctgagattgtgccactgcacgccagcctgggcgacagcgagactctgtctcaaaaaaaaaaaagaaagaaaagagggtctcactctgtcacccaggctggagcacagtggtgcaatcatagctcactgactgcagccttgaactcttgggttcaagcaatcttcctgcttcagcctcccgagtagctaggactacaggcatgcaccaccatgcctgaccaatctttaaaactgtttttgtaacATGGAGGTCCTgctattgccaaggctggtcttgaactcctgtaatcctcccaccttggcctcccaaagtgctgggattacaagcatgagccaatgTGCTTGGCCActtgatttctttaaaagttcCTGAAGTGACATAGTTTATAGTTCTTTCACCGTCCTGGTTGATCACCTTTGAAACACAGTAGGAACATCCTTCTTTATCTTTAATGCTTTGAATAATAGTAGAAAGCTActtaaaggcaaaaaccacatatATTGAAACAAAGAAGAGTGGaaatttgataaatgtttattgactTGCTGATTCAAAAAAACAGTGCAGCTGAGAAGTCTGATCAGCTCAGAAAAGAGTGGGATTTGGCAACAAATATGTTATCCAACAAAATCTGAGTAATTTATCACCTTTTAACATCttcaacatatttataatataaatatttttaaaaaaacagattattAAACGAATACTCCCCTGGAAGAACAAGAGGACTAATTTTTGGTGACGACAGACTTGTGCTGATCCATCATCTGGAACTCCTAAAGACCTGAATGGCTGACTGGGATTAGTGACTACTATCTGATTTTACTGGTTTTACTCTACTAAGCCCATGATTTTGTGTTTTAACCAATTAAGAAAACTATCccaaagcacaataaaaatagccTAGGTCTGAATACCACCAGTTTTTTGGCAACAGTCCTGCTTCTTGCCTTTTTCTCATCCTCATCTGCAGCTTTCTTGAATTCATGTTCAAAGGAGCTAGCTAGTTCATTGAAGAGTCCCACCTCCTCACAGTTCTTCAGGAATCTAGTTGGGGTAGGAGTTTGATCTGTAgacatgaaagaaaaggaaactgttttagttttgatttgaaaTTAAAACTTGATATTAAATAGTATGTAGAGAATGCATTTGTACTTTTTGATTTGGAGAGAGAGTCTTTGTGTTAGGGCAAATTTGCTTTAATGGAGCTCTAGTAGGCGAAGGCTGGTGGTAGGCCACCAGAGGGTGTCTGTGTTGTGTTGCCTCAAAGCCAGCAGAGGGAAAACTTAACAGTATTTTGTTGTGTGACTATCCACGTACTCACTTTTCTCTCAGTGCTAGTTTTACCTCGTTTACCTCCAACCAAACCAAACCACCCACACAGGTGACACAGTTTTGTGAAACCTCTAGATTTGAAAACCAAGTATAGTTaagcaatattttcttttgtaaacttaCTCCCTGCTAGGTCTGAAGTGAGCAGAAAAAGCAGATGGATGTTAAAATCTGATGAgaagaaactgaggatcagaTAGTTGAGTTTGCTGACTAACGCTACCAAGTAAGAAATAGTGCCTTGTCTTTCAGTGGTCACTGAGGTAATAATGGTCTGTTACCTTCTGAAGGATTCCAGGCAAATCTAGGGGCTGAGGAGTAAGACAGCAAGATCatgagctggaaaaggaaactgTAAACAATAGACCTAATTTCACAGAGACCTAGGCCCAGAGCAAGTTCCTGAAACCAGGGTATTCAGATTTAGATTTGCCAGCCAAAATATGCCCACAGGGGCTGCATGAATCT from Pongo pygmaeus isolate AG05252 chromosome 10, NHGRI_mPonPyg2-v2.0_pri, whole genome shotgun sequence harbors:
- the ATF7 gene encoding cyclic AMP-dependent transcription factor ATF-7 isoform X4 — its product is MGDDRPFVCNAPGCGQRFTNEDHLAVHKHKHEMTLKFGPARTDSVIIADQTPTPTRFLKNCEEVGLFNELASSFEHEFKKAADEDEKKARSRTVAKKLVVFRPRLFLLCFGIVFLIG